A stretch of the Lactuca sativa cultivar Salinas chromosome 9, Lsat_Salinas_v11, whole genome shotgun sequence genome encodes the following:
- the LOC111879433 gene encoding aladin, with protein sequence MPSFPHPGSVTVCEINRDLITAENLSEDQAKETYGKVLGVVFSPIPYQIDYPASLHPDRGVELPVNRLSRLLQAVSYGPLKSLLGPDDVKLLAHVDLKCVSWHQKKDILAFISARNQVTIRDYGDSGEGKDPCILMNDLQREAKLLEWRPNAGKTLSVGCKGGICIWSASYPGNTACVRPGVNSGSRSRGSGVRWTLVDFLRGHGDEQISALSWSPDGRYVASASYESSSFTIWDFAQGVGTPIRRGLGKISLLKWSPTRDYFFAAKFDGTFYLWETNTWTSELWSSTSGFVTGAAWDPNGRMILIAFSESLTLGSVHFATKPPSLDAHLLPVDLPELKSLTNSGGIEKIAWDATGERLAVSYKDGNEVYKGLIAIYDVKRATIITPSLVGFIRGPGEDPKPLTFSFHDKYKQGPLLSVVWSTGCCVTYPLLIRSHLLA encoded by the exons ATGCCATCGTTTCCTCATCCGGGCTCCGTTACTGTATGCGAAATCAACAGAGACCTAA TTACCGCTGAAAATCTTTCGGAGGATCAAGCGAAGGAAACTTATGGaaaagttctt GGAGTAGTATTCAGTCCAATTCCGTATCAGATAGATTATCCAGCGTCGCTACATCCAGATAGAGGCGTAGAACTTCCAGTGAATCGTTTATCGCGTTTACTTCAAGCAGTTTCTTATGGTCCTCTTAAAAGCCTTCTGGGTCCTGATGAT GTGAAATTATTGGCACATGTTGATCTCAAATGTGTTAGTTGGCACCAAAAAAAGGATATTCTGGCATTTATATCTGCACGGAATCAAGTAACTATTCGTGATTATGGAGACTCAG GAGAAGGGAAGGACCCCTGCATTCTGATGAATGATCTTCAAAGGGAAGCTAAACTCTTGGAATGGAGGCCAAATGCTGGGAAGACACTTTCAGTAGGCTGCAA GGGTGGAATTTGCATTTGGTCTGCTTCTTATCCTGGAAATACTGCATGTGTTAGACCTGGGGTTAATTCTGGCAGCCGCTCTAGAGGTTCTGGAGTTAGATGGACTCTTGTGGATTTTCTTCGAGGCCATGGTGATGAACAAATAAGTGCACTCTCATGGAGTCCTGATGGAAGATAT GTAGCATCTGCTTCATATGAGAGCTCATCATTCACAATATGGGATTTTGCTCAAG GGGTGGGCACACCCATTCGGCGAGGATTGGGGAAAATATCACTGCTAAAGTGGTCTCCTACTAGAGATTACTTCTTTGCTGCAAAATT TGATGGAACATTCTATCTGTGGGAGACAAACACATGGACATCAGAACTCTGGTCTTCAACAAGTGGCTTTGTCAcg GGAGCAGCATGGGATCCTAATGGGCGTATGATTCTTATTGCTTTCTCTGAATCTTTAACATTAGGTTCTGTTCACTTTGCTACAAAGCCTCCATCACTTG ATGCACACCTGCTACCTGTTGACTTGCCAGAGCTGAAATCTTTGACCAACAG TGGAGGTATTGAGAAGATAGCATGGGATGCTACAGGGGAGCGTTTGGCTGTGTCATATAAAGATGGAAATGAGGTGTACAAGGGTCTCATCGCCATATATGATGTTAAAAGGGCTACAATCATAACCCCCTCATTAGT TGGGTTCATCAGAGGACCTGGAGAGGACCCGAAGCCTCTAACATTTTCATTCCATGACAAGTACAAACAGGGGCCCCTGTTATCAGTT